A DNA window from Moorella thermoacetica contains the following coding sequences:
- a CDS encoding OmpA/MotB family protein, whose product MSIFKRLQAGEENQGSSHAGAGSMRWLLTYADLITLLMAFFIVMYAVSKVDMARYQQLAQALSQIFTSSAGSMVLPELGNGNQVTPPDELAGFSQDLQSYLAEQGLKDQVFVTATDQGLIISFTGSVLFDRGQATLRPASVPILQKIAGYLGQVPNYIGVAGSTDDLPINTSQFPTNWELSVIRATTVIRYFTETAGLSPSRFVALGYGQYHPLFPNNSEEDRRKNRRVDIIIYKENPFAHQAR is encoded by the coding sequence ATGTCCATTTTCAAAAGACTGCAGGCCGGTGAAGAAAACCAGGGCAGCAGTCATGCCGGCGCCGGGAGCATGCGCTGGCTCTTAACCTACGCCGACCTGATCACCCTCCTAATGGCCTTTTTCATCGTCATGTACGCCGTTTCCAAGGTTGATATGGCCCGCTACCAGCAACTGGCGCAAGCCCTGAGCCAGATATTCACCAGCAGTGCCGGTAGTATGGTGCTCCCCGAACTTGGTAACGGCAACCAGGTAACGCCCCCGGACGAGCTGGCGGGCTTCAGCCAGGATTTACAGTCCTACCTGGCGGAACAGGGGTTGAAGGATCAGGTTTTTGTCACCGCCACCGACCAGGGATTGATCATAAGCTTTACCGGTTCAGTACTCTTTGACCGCGGCCAGGCCACCCTACGCCCAGCCTCAGTGCCCATTTTACAAAAAATCGCCGGTTACCTCGGGCAGGTGCCCAATTATATCGGCGTAGCCGGTTCTACTGATGACTTGCCCATCAACACCTCCCAGTTCCCCACCAACTGGGAACTGTCGGTCATCCGGGCCACTACGGTCATCCGTTATTTCACGGAAACCGCCGGCCTCTCCCCTTCCCGTTTCGTTGCCCTGGGCTACGGCCAGTATCATCCCCTTTTCCCCAATAACAGCGAAGAGGATCGCCGTAAAAACCGCCGCGTGGATATTATTATTTATAAAGAGAACCCCTTCGCCCATCAGGCCAGGTAG
- a CDS encoding 6-phosphofructokinase — MRDLCKRLGILTGGGDCPGLNAVIRAATKTAMSHGYEMIGFLDGYTGVVEGRYIRLDPAAISGLLHRGGTILGTNNRSNPFYFPIQENGETIYRDMSDLAIERLKEMNIEVLLVVGGDGTLAGARDFKAKGARVIGIPKTIDNDLAATDQTFGFDTAVRTATDALDKLHTTAESHHRVMVLELMGRYAGWIALYSGLAGGADVILIPEIPWNIESVLAKIEARRAEGKPFSIVVVAEGVKSPEGELVVQRRVEGSVERVRLGGIGQLVGKLIEEKSGIETRVTVLGHIQRGGSPSSYDRVLATRFGVAAAELAVRGVHGVMVCLRGSDISHVPLEEAVGKPRTIPRDHQLLAAARAIGISFGE, encoded by the coding sequence ATGAGGGATTTGTGCAAACGCCTGGGTATTCTCACCGGCGGCGGCGACTGCCCCGGACTCAATGCCGTCATCAGGGCGGCGACGAAGACGGCCATGAGCCACGGCTATGAGATGATCGGCTTTCTGGATGGTTATACCGGCGTCGTTGAAGGCCGGTATATCAGGCTGGACCCAGCGGCTATTTCCGGCCTCCTCCACCGGGGAGGCACCATTCTGGGTACCAATAACCGCAGCAATCCCTTTTATTTTCCTATCCAGGAAAATGGCGAGACCATTTACCGGGATATGTCGGACCTGGCCATCGAGCGCCTTAAGGAGATGAACATCGAGGTTCTCCTGGTGGTTGGCGGTGATGGCACCCTGGCGGGGGCCCGGGACTTTAAGGCCAAAGGGGCGCGAGTCATCGGCATCCCCAAGACCATCGACAACGACCTGGCGGCCACCGACCAGACCTTCGGTTTCGATACGGCCGTCAGGACGGCCACCGACGCCCTGGATAAATTACATACCACGGCGGAATCCCATCACCGGGTCATGGTCCTGGAGCTTATGGGTCGTTATGCCGGCTGGATCGCCCTGTACAGCGGCCTGGCTGGCGGGGCGGATGTAATCTTAATTCCTGAGATTCCCTGGAATATAGAAAGTGTGCTGGCTAAAATAGAGGCCCGGCGGGCCGAGGGTAAGCCCTTCAGCATAGTCGTTGTTGCCGAAGGGGTCAAATCGCCGGAGGGTGAGCTGGTCGTCCAGCGCCGGGTGGAAGGTAGCGTGGAAAGGGTGCGCCTGGGTGGCATCGGCCAGCTGGTGGGTAAATTGATAGAAGAGAAGAGCGGCATCGAAACCCGGGTGACGGTCCTGGGCCATATCCAGCGGGGCGGCTCGCCTTCCTCCTACGACCGCGTTCTGGCCACTCGCTTCGGGGTGGCGGCCGCCGAACTGGCCGTCAGGGGCGTCCACGGGGTCATGGTCTGCCTGCGGGGCAGCGATATCTCCCATGTCCCCCTGGAAGAAGCCGTCGGCAAGCCCCGGACCATCCCAAGGGACCACCAGCTCCTGGCCGCAGCCAGGGCCATTGGAATTAGCTTCGGGGAGTGA
- the hydE gene encoding [FeFe] hydrogenase H-cluster radical SAM maturase HydE: MRPEFAASWQRAAAGEELDREDIVNLLAATPGEEEEALYRLADGVRARMAGDEVHLRGVIEFSNYCRRRCCYCGLRADNARLHRYRLMPEDIVAVARQGVELGYGTIVLQSGEDPWYTAPVLAGIVREIKEMGVAVTLCVGERSREEYALWREAGADRYLLKHETANEELYARLHPGMSWQERLQCLQWLRELGYQVGSGNIIGLPGQTLADLADDLLLLRQLDVEMAGLGPFIPHPATPLAGEPAGSLELTYRVVATARLVIPFAHLPATTAVGTLAPNGRQKALQRGANVIMPNLTPTRYRADYQIYPNKICINEGPEDCRYCLEGMVRALGRRLGRGPGHTLKPIPA, translated from the coding sequence GTGCGACCGGAATTTGCTGCAAGCTGGCAGCGGGCGGCAGCAGGTGAAGAACTCGATCGTGAAGATATTGTTAATCTCCTCGCCGCCACCCCCGGTGAAGAGGAGGAAGCCCTCTACCGGCTGGCGGACGGCGTCCGCGCCCGGATGGCGGGGGACGAGGTCCACCTGCGCGGTGTCATCGAGTTTTCTAATTACTGTCGTCGTCGCTGTTGCTACTGCGGCCTCCGGGCTGATAACGCCCGGTTGCACCGCTACCGCCTGATGCCGGAGGATATAGTAGCTGTGGCCAGACAGGGAGTAGAGCTGGGCTATGGTACCATCGTCCTCCAGTCCGGGGAGGACCCCTGGTATACGGCCCCGGTCCTGGCAGGGATCGTCCGGGAGATTAAAGAAATGGGGGTGGCCGTGACCCTGTGTGTAGGCGAGCGCTCCCGGGAGGAGTACGCCCTGTGGCGGGAGGCCGGGGCTGACCGCTACCTCTTGAAACACGAAACGGCCAACGAAGAACTTTACGCCCGCCTGCACCCCGGCATGAGCTGGCAGGAACGCCTCCAATGCCTCCAGTGGCTGCGGGAACTGGGCTACCAGGTGGGCTCCGGCAACATCATCGGCCTGCCGGGCCAGACCCTGGCCGACCTGGCCGACGACTTGCTCCTCCTGCGACAGCTGGATGTGGAGATGGCGGGTTTGGGGCCCTTTATCCCCCACCCGGCAACACCCCTGGCCGGGGAGCCGGCCGGGAGTTTGGAACTAACTTACCGGGTGGTGGCTACGGCCCGCCTGGTCATTCCTTTCGCCCACCTGCCGGCCACCACAGCGGTGGGTACCCTGGCGCCCAACGGCCGCCAGAAGGCCCTGCAGCGGGGGGCCAACGTCATCATGCCCAACCTGACCCCCACCCGCTACCGGGCCGACTACCAGATCTATCCCAACAAGATTTGTATCAATGAGGGACCGGAGGATTGCCGCTACTGCCTGGAGGGCATGGTCCGCGCCTTAGGGCGACGCCTGGGCCGGGGACCGGGGCATACCTTGAAGCCCATTCCTGCTTAG
- a CDS encoding acyl-CoA dehydratase activase: MECFLGIDVGSVSAKIVALDAGKNLLFETYLRTHGNPIEALQAGFQQLQEQLPDLQILAVGTTGSGRHLAAALVGADTIKNEITAHAVAAREVNPDVRTVIDIGGQDSKIIFLKDGVSRGFNMNSVCAAGTGSFLDHQASRLNVPIEKFGELALRSTSPVRIAGRCGVFAESDLISKQQMGYSKEDLIAGLCLALARNYLANVARGKEIQPVVLFQGGVAANVGLRAAFETLLGIPIIVPPYYRVMGALGAALLAREKWQKTKAPSAFRGVRAIAQFKCAPRSFICNDCANSCEISELYICGEIVGRWGSRCGKWANLRLSSADREDQREKLTLMRLGA, from the coding sequence ATGGAGTGCTTTTTGGGTATTGATGTCGGCAGCGTAAGCGCTAAAATCGTCGCCCTCGATGCCGGCAAAAATTTGCTCTTTGAAACTTATTTACGCACCCACGGCAACCCCATAGAAGCCCTGCAAGCCGGTTTTCAGCAACTGCAGGAACAATTACCGGACCTGCAGATCCTGGCCGTCGGCACCACCGGCTCGGGCCGCCACCTGGCCGCGGCCCTGGTAGGGGCTGATACCATCAAGAATGAGATAACCGCCCATGCCGTAGCCGCCAGGGAGGTAAACCCCGATGTCCGGACGGTAATTGATATTGGCGGGCAGGACTCAAAGATCATCTTTTTGAAAGATGGGGTTTCCCGCGGCTTTAACATGAACAGTGTTTGCGCTGCTGGTACCGGTTCTTTCCTGGATCACCAGGCCAGCCGCCTCAATGTTCCCATAGAAAAGTTCGGTGAATTGGCCTTGCGTTCTACCAGCCCGGTCCGCATCGCCGGGCGCTGCGGCGTTTTTGCCGAATCCGACCTTATCAGCAAGCAACAGATGGGTTACAGCAAGGAAGATTTAATCGCCGGCCTGTGCCTGGCCCTGGCCCGCAACTACCTGGCCAACGTCGCCCGGGGGAAAGAGATCCAGCCGGTGGTCCTCTTCCAGGGCGGCGTGGCGGCCAACGTCGGGCTGCGGGCGGCCTTTGAGACCCTCCTGGGTATTCCCATTATAGTGCCCCCCTATTACCGGGTCATGGGGGCCCTAGGGGCGGCCCTCCTCGCCCGGGAAAAGTGGCAGAAAACCAAAGCCCCCAGCGCCTTCCGGGGGGTACGGGCCATAGCCCAGTTTAAGTGCGCGCCGCGGAGCTTTATTTGCAACGATTGCGCCAATAGCTGTGAAATCAGCGAGCTGTATATCTGTGGGGAAATCGTCGGCCGCTGGGGAAGCCGCTGTGGCAAATGGGCCAACCTGCGGCTGTCGTCCGCCGACCGTGAAGATCAGCGCGAGAAACTCACATTGATGCGCCTGGGAGCTTAA
- a CDS encoding TM1266 family iron-only hydrogenase system putative regulator: MENRLGVVGIVIEDREHTAARVNAILSDYGHCIVGRMGIPYRECGVAVIALIVDGTTDTIGALTGKLGSLPGVKVRAALTGKER, encoded by the coding sequence GTGGAGAACCGCCTGGGAGTTGTGGGCATAGTTATCGAAGACCGGGAACATACAGCAGCCCGGGTCAACGCCATTTTAAGCGATTACGGCCACTGTATTGTCGGTCGCATGGGCATCCCTTACCGGGAATGCGGGGTGGCCGTCATCGCCTTGATTGTAGATGGGACGACGGACACGATCGGTGCCCTGACAGGTAAACTGGGAAGCCTGCCCGGGGTGAAGGTCCGGGCGGCCCTGACGGGGAAGGAGAGGTAA
- a CDS encoding pseudouridine synthase: MAAKERQRLDRVLAHMGFGTRKMIKKLIKEKRVQVNGRPAEDPGLHVIPGRDYIEVNGEPLVYEEYIYLMLNKPQGVLSATEDRYAKVVVDLLPPRYRAFHPFPVGRLDKDAEGLLLLTNDGELAHRLLSPKKHVSKMYYAVVDGIVTETDVEAFRQGIILNDGYRTMPGELTILRSGTESEVELTIYEGKYHQVKRMFEAVSKRVLYLKRIAMGPLRLDELLRPGEYRELTEEEIIKLRELL; this comes from the coding sequence ATGGCGGCAAAGGAGCGGCAGCGCCTGGATAGAGTGCTGGCCCACATGGGGTTTGGTACGCGTAAAATGATTAAGAAGCTGATAAAAGAGAAAAGAGTGCAGGTCAACGGCAGGCCGGCTGAGGACCCAGGGTTACATGTTATCCCAGGCCGGGATTACATTGAGGTGAACGGCGAACCCCTGGTGTATGAAGAGTACATCTATTTAATGTTAAATAAGCCGCAGGGTGTCCTCTCCGCTACAGAGGATAGATATGCCAAAGTAGTAGTCGACCTGCTTCCTCCCCGGTATCGTGCCTTTCATCCCTTCCCGGTAGGGAGACTGGACAAAGATGCCGAGGGGCTGCTTTTGCTCACCAATGACGGCGAACTGGCCCACCGGCTTCTATCGCCCAAAAAACATGTGTCCAAAATGTATTACGCTGTGGTAGACGGTATAGTTACGGAAACAGACGTAGAAGCGTTCCGCCAGGGGATAATCTTGAATGACGGCTATCGAACCATGCCTGGCGAGTTAACGATCCTCCGCTCCGGAACGGAATCGGAGGTTGAGCTCACCATTTATGAAGGAAAATATCATCAGGTCAAACGCATGTTTGAGGCTGTAAGTAAAAGAGTGCTATATCTTAAACGAATCGCTATGGGACCCTTAAGGCTGGACGAACTTTTAAGGCCCGGCGAGTACCGGGAATTGACGGAAGAAGAAATCATCAAGCTGCGGGAATTACTTTAA
- a CDS encoding DNA adenine methylase codes for MSVSSPVRPFLKWAGGKGQLLEQLQPLLPQNYSRYLEPMVGGGALFFYLQPAYAILADLNDELINVYRVVRDNVEELIADLRRHRNIREYYYAIRGTDPARLPPVARASRFIYLNRTCYNGLYRVNRLNKFNVPFGRYKNPDIVNAAGLRAASWALQAADLRAGDFSLVLEYARPGDFIYFDPPYQPLNRTSRFTSYTAGNFGEGEQKRLARVFRELTRRGCLVMLSNSDTPLIRELYRGFRIETVQARRAINSRPDRRGSITELVILNY; via the coding sequence TTGAGTGTTTCATCTCCAGTCCGGCCCTTTCTAAAGTGGGCCGGGGGCAAAGGGCAGTTACTCGAACAGCTGCAACCTTTACTGCCGCAAAACTACAGCCGCTACCTGGAACCCATGGTCGGCGGCGGTGCCCTCTTTTTCTACCTGCAACCTGCTTATGCCATCCTGGCCGACCTAAATGACGAGCTGATTAACGTTTACCGGGTGGTCAGGGATAATGTAGAAGAACTCATCGCCGACCTCCGGCGGCACAGGAACATCAGGGAATATTACTACGCCATCCGGGGTACTGACCCGGCTAGGCTGCCGCCGGTGGCGCGGGCTTCCCGCTTCATCTACCTCAACAGGACCTGCTACAACGGCCTCTACCGGGTCAACAGGCTGAATAAATTCAACGTTCCCTTCGGCAGGTACAAAAACCCGGATATTGTGAACGCCGCTGGCCTGCGGGCCGCCTCCTGGGCTTTGCAGGCGGCCGACCTCCGCGCCGGAGATTTCAGCCTGGTCCTGGAATACGCCCGGCCTGGCGATTTTATTTACTTCGATCCCCCTTACCAGCCCTTGAATCGCACCTCCCGCTTTACCAGTTACACGGCGGGAAACTTTGGTGAAGGGGAGCAAAAGCGGCTGGCCCGGGTGTTCCGGGAGCTTACCCGGCGGGGTTGCCTGGTGATGCTCAGCAACTCCGACACACCCCTCATCAGGGAACTCTACCGGGGTTTCCGCATCGAAACCGTCCAGGCCAGGCGGGCCATCAACTCCCGTCCCGACCGGCGCGGCAGCATCACCGAACTGGTTATCCTCAATTACTGA
- a CDS encoding acyl-CoA dehydratase activase-related protein — translation MSYRVGIPRGLSYYYLFPFMQGFLTALGVEVVVSPPTDAVTLAAMNACPTDEPCVSVKLYFAHAKRLVESGVDYLFIPVLSSVEKDNYCCPKLIGAAAMIRNGLGLAPEQVLAPEWNEREKPGAWRENLLEIAARLGAGPERAAAAIRAGLEKQAACERMARQGLTLPLVYHRLCGTEKPRRQQFDPEARYDEGETIAVLGHPYLLYDGAGHQIVERLAEYARVITPEMVPPEDYRPEVATIFEGTRMWAYEARILGAGFSLLRKGQVTKMVLVEAFECGPASVIESYLEAEAERFGVPFLLLTVDEHTGEAGLVTRLEAFVDTSGSRPVNPAGKKQAFFFPASRGGELKVGAPGMGLLDIALEAVLQECRVEMVPTPPVTKRTVELGKELAPEFICYPLVTTLGQIREVLEQGANTIVMVGGKGRCRLGWYAQVQELLLKRLGRDFHLVIIDSPLPWRERWPAFRQALKEITNNAPLWRIIQGIYLGYHKMAALDQGEAMVRRKRAYESQRGAADKAWRRFVGRVKTAAGVRSVKRVFNEFREELAAIPEVPASPLRVKIIGEIYTVLEGFVNQEIEQFLASREDLRVEVVREITATQWFNLNVLHRRYEVERHRVIVTAAAPYLDVSVGGHGQESVGEAVLAAREGYDGVIQLLPFTCMPEIVAQNILVPLSEKLDLPFLSLIINEQNGTAGWETRLEAFLEVLAERREKLAAPGGEKHGVLFGY, via the coding sequence TTGTCATATCGCGTTGGTATACCGCGGGGACTCAGCTATTATTACCTGTTTCCTTTTATGCAGGGTTTTCTTACAGCCCTCGGCGTCGAAGTCGTCGTTTCGCCACCCACCGACGCCGTGACCCTGGCAGCCATGAACGCCTGCCCTACCGACGAACCCTGCGTCTCCGTCAAGCTCTACTTTGCCCATGCCAAAAGGCTGGTAGAGAGTGGCGTCGATTACCTCTTCATCCCGGTTCTCTCCAGCGTCGAAAAAGATAATTATTGCTGCCCCAAGCTCATCGGGGCGGCAGCCATGATCCGCAACGGCCTGGGGCTGGCTCCGGAGCAGGTGCTGGCCCCGGAGTGGAACGAGCGGGAAAAACCAGGCGCCTGGCGGGAAAACCTCCTGGAGATCGCCGCCCGTCTGGGGGCCGGGCCGGAACGCGCCGCGGCGGCCATCCGGGCCGGCCTCGAGAAACAGGCCGCCTGTGAAAGAATGGCGCGGCAGGGCTTGACCCTCCCCCTGGTCTACCACCGCCTCTGCGGTACAGAGAAACCGCGGCGGCAACAATTTGACCCCGAGGCCCGGTACGATGAGGGAGAGACCATCGCCGTCCTGGGCCATCCTTACCTGCTGTATGACGGGGCCGGCCACCAGATCGTAGAGCGCCTGGCTGAATACGCCCGGGTAATCACGCCAGAGATGGTGCCGCCGGAGGATTACCGGCCGGAAGTAGCCACCATTTTTGAAGGCACCCGCATGTGGGCCTATGAAGCCCGCATCCTGGGGGCGGGGTTCAGCCTGTTACGAAAAGGCCAGGTTACCAAAATGGTCCTGGTAGAAGCCTTCGAGTGCGGGCCTGCTTCGGTGATTGAGTCCTACCTGGAAGCCGAGGCCGAAAGGTTCGGCGTCCCCTTTCTTTTACTCACGGTGGACGAGCATACCGGGGAGGCCGGGCTGGTCACCAGGCTGGAGGCCTTTGTTGACACCAGCGGTAGCCGCCCGGTTAACCCGGCCGGAAAAAAACAGGCCTTTTTCTTCCCGGCATCGCGGGGAGGAGAACTTAAGGTGGGGGCCCCCGGCATGGGCCTGCTGGATATAGCCCTGGAGGCCGTCCTCCAGGAATGCCGGGTGGAAATGGTTCCCACCCCGCCGGTAACTAAGCGCACAGTGGAACTGGGTAAGGAACTGGCCCCCGAGTTCATCTGCTACCCCCTGGTCACTACCCTGGGGCAGATCCGGGAGGTCCTGGAACAGGGAGCCAATACCATCGTCATGGTAGGCGGTAAAGGGCGGTGCCGGTTGGGCTGGTATGCCCAGGTCCAGGAGCTGCTCTTAAAGCGCCTGGGCCGGGATTTTCACCTGGTGATCATTGATTCCCCCCTGCCCTGGCGGGAACGCTGGCCGGCCTTCAGGCAGGCGCTGAAGGAAATTACCAATAATGCTCCCCTCTGGCGGATCATTCAGGGGATTTACCTGGGCTACCACAAAATGGCCGCCCTGGACCAGGGGGAAGCCATGGTAAGACGAAAACGTGCCTATGAAAGCCAGCGCGGTGCCGCCGATAAGGCCTGGCGCCGCTTCGTGGGCCGGGTCAAAACGGCTGCGGGTGTCAGGTCAGTCAAACGAGTGTTCAATGAGTTCCGGGAAGAGCTGGCGGCAATCCCGGAAGTGCCCGCCAGCCCTTTACGGGTAAAAATTATCGGGGAGATCTATACCGTTCTGGAGGGCTTCGTCAACCAGGAGATTGAGCAATTTTTAGCCTCGCGGGAAGATTTGCGGGTCGAGGTGGTGCGTGAGATTACGGCTACCCAGTGGTTTAACCTGAATGTGTTGCACCGGCGCTATGAAGTCGAGCGCCACCGGGTCATAGTGACGGCGGCGGCTCCCTACCTCGATGTCAGCGTAGGCGGCCACGGCCAGGAGAGTGTGGGTGAGGCCGTCCTGGCCGCCCGGGAGGGTTACGACGGGGTTATCCAGCTCCTACCCTTCACCTGCATGCCGGAAATCGTGGCCCAGAATATCCTCGTGCCTTTAAGCGAAAAACTAGATCTACCCTTCCTCTCGCTGATTATCAACGAGCAGAACGGCACGGCGGGCTGGGAGACGCGCCTGGAAGCATTTCTCGAAGTACTGGCCGAGCGCCGCGAAAAACTGGCTGCCCCCGGAGGTGAAAAGCATGGAGTGCTTTTTGGGTATTGA
- the truD gene encoding tRNA pseudouridine(13) synthase TruD — MKLKVIPEDFVVRELARLPIREKGPYRLYLFEKKGWNTIDLLIRLAKAHRLPYRLFAYGGLKDWHAHTFQYVTVKHPADLTTEAENFSLQSIGYMDRPMGPDLLEGNEFAITIRALGAAEVCRISRRVDEVRGFGYPNYYDNQRFGSMDRQMGLMAERLLKKHYNGSLQIYLTGIYPEEKKEARERKLFFREHWGDWSTCLARAKTTMESRIFSLLVEKPKAYIEALQMIPREELSLLFSAYQSFLFNELLRRILQEFGLDLTAVPGTAGPYLFYRRLERKELGYLRALSLPLAASRMEFPDAMSERLFAAILEERGIKRSSFNLRKVRQAFFKSTPREAIVFPGNFRIQPAEPDDLYPGRQKIRLFFKLPRGSYGTMLIKRLTMP, encoded by the coding sequence ATGAAATTAAAGGTGATCCCCGAGGATTTCGTGGTCCGGGAACTGGCCCGCCTTCCTATTCGGGAAAAGGGGCCTTACCGGCTGTATCTTTTTGAAAAGAAGGGATGGAATACCATCGATCTTTTGATACGGCTGGCAAAGGCCCATCGCCTTCCCTACCGACTTTTTGCTTACGGGGGGTTAAAGGACTGGCACGCCCATACCTTTCAGTACGTCACAGTGAAGCATCCCGCCGATTTAACCACTGAGGCAGAAAACTTTTCCTTGCAGAGTATTGGCTATATGGACAGGCCCATGGGTCCCGATCTCCTGGAGGGGAACGAGTTTGCTATCACCATCCGCGCCCTGGGAGCGGCGGAGGTATGCCGCATCAGCCGCCGGGTTGACGAGGTGCGGGGTTTCGGCTACCCCAACTACTATGACAACCAGCGTTTTGGCAGCATGGACCGCCAGATGGGCCTCATGGCCGAGAGACTGCTGAAGAAGCATTATAACGGCAGCCTGCAGATCTACCTTACCGGCATTTACCCGGAAGAAAAAAAAGAGGCCAGGGAACGCAAGCTCTTTTTCCGCGAACACTGGGGTGATTGGTCGACCTGCCTGGCACGTGCTAAAACCACTATGGAGAGCAGAATATTTTCCTTGCTTGTCGAAAAACCCAAAGCTTACATCGAGGCTTTGCAGATGATACCCCGCGAAGAGCTCTCCCTGCTTTTTTCAGCCTACCAGAGTTTTCTTTTTAACGAGCTTTTAAGGAGGATTTTGCAGGAATTCGGCCTCGATCTTACGGCCGTACCCGGCACCGCCGGGCCCTATCTTTTTTACCGGCGTCTAGAAAGGAAAGAGCTGGGCTATTTAAGAGCGCTTAGCTTACCGCTGGCTGCCAGCCGCATGGAATTTCCCGATGCCATGAGCGAGCGGCTCTTTGCGGCCATCCTGGAAGAAAGGGGCATCAAGCGCAGCAGTTTCAACCTGCGTAAGGTCCGGCAGGCCTTTTTTAAGTCGACGCCCAGGGAAGCCATAGTTTTTCCCGGTAATTTTCGAATACAGCCGGCGGAGCCCGATGACCTTTACCCCGGCAGGCAAAAAATCCGCCTCTTCTTCAAGCTGCCGCGGGGGAGCTACGGGACAATGCTCATCAAAAGGCTGACCATGCCTTGA
- a CDS encoding DUF2225 domain-containing protein, producing MVAPIEPLYNKHYRCLFCDREFTNKKLRLSRIRQVKRDSDLCAYFEGENPYFYEVAVCPHCGYAFTTGFGTVKKERREVITREYINKITHKDYTGPRTLGDALKVYKLALLCGDLNQERKSVLAGICLHIAWFYRYSQEEEAEKKYLRNAYDLYQEAYQKENGTGREGNPNLILYLIGELEGRLGNYVEACRWLGRLLNVRNLEPYLHDLLLERWEVYRERLKETAPAGAP from the coding sequence ATGGTAGCCCCGATTGAGCCTTTATACAACAAGCACTACCGTTGCCTATTCTGCGACCGGGAATTTACCAACAAAAAGCTGCGCCTGAGCCGCATCCGCCAGGTTAAGCGTGACAGCGATTTATGTGCCTATTTTGAAGGCGAAAACCCTTACTTTTACGAAGTGGCCGTTTGTCCCCATTGCGGTTACGCCTTTACCACAGGCTTCGGAACGGTAAAAAAGGAGCGCCGGGAAGTTATAACCCGCGAGTATATTAACAAGATTACCCATAAGGATTATACCGGCCCGCGCACCCTGGGCGATGCCTTAAAAGTATACAAGCTGGCCCTCTTATGTGGAGATTTAAACCAGGAAAGAAAATCGGTCCTGGCAGGAATTTGTTTACATATTGCATGGTTTTACCGTTACAGCCAGGAAGAAGAGGCAGAAAAAAAGTACCTGCGGAACGCCTATGACCTCTACCAGGAAGCCTACCAGAAGGAGAACGGCACGGGCAGGGAGGGAAACCCCAACCTGATTCTCTACCTGATCGGCGAACTGGAGGGGCGCTTGGGCAATTATGTGGAAGCCTGCCGGTGGCTGGGGCGCTTGTTAAATGTCCGCAATCTGGAACCCTACCTCCATGATTTGTTATTGGAACGCTGGGAGGTCTACCGGGAAAGATTAAAGGAAACAGCTCCTGCCGGCGCGCCATAG
- a CDS encoding flagellar motor protein has protein sequence MDLASILGLATAIAAIIIALTLEGNSLASLINLPAIIIILGGTIGATAFSYPLRELTRVPGLLGQVFQDNHADFENIVNTLVDLAETARREGLLALESRAQQFSDPLLRHGLSFAVDGIDPEEIRRIMENEIMRRQQDYKTGAGIFETAGGYAPTMGIIGTVIGLVHVLSNISDTTKLAAAIAVAFLATLYGIASANIIWLPMAAKLKTRAGEKMVVDQIIMEGILGIVQGKNPRLIRRELGILAEIETSGEV, from the coding sequence ATGGACCTGGCAAGTATTCTCGGGTTAGCAACAGCCATCGCAGCCATTATTATCGCCCTGACCCTGGAAGGGAATAGCCTGGCCTCCCTGATCAACCTCCCGGCCATAATCATTATCCTCGGCGGTACCATAGGGGCCACCGCCTTCTCCTATCCCCTAAGGGAGCTTACTCGCGTCCCCGGGCTTTTAGGGCAGGTCTTCCAGGATAACCATGCCGATTTCGAGAATATCGTCAACACTCTGGTCGACCTGGCTGAAACCGCCCGCCGGGAAGGGCTCCTGGCTTTGGAAAGCCGCGCCCAGCAATTTAGCGATCCTCTCCTGCGTCATGGCCTCTCCTTTGCCGTCGATGGTATTGACCCGGAAGAGATCCGCCGGATCATGGAAAATGAAATCATGCGCCGCCAGCAGGATTATAAAACCGGTGCCGGGATCTTTGAGACGGCAGGCGGTTACGCCCCCACCATGGGTATTATCGGCACTGTTATCGGCCTGGTGCATGTCTTAAGCAATATCAGCGATACCACCAAACTGGCCGCCGCCATCGCCGTGGCCTTTCTGGCCACCCTTTATGGTATTGCCAGTGCCAATATCATCTGGTTACCCATGGCTGCCAAGCTGAAGACCCGCGCGGGGGAAAAAATGGTGGTCGACCAAATAATCATGGAAGGCATCCTCGGCATTGTCCAGGGGAAAAACCCGCGTTTAATCCGGCGTGAGCTGGGAATTCTGGCTGAAATAGAAACCTCCGGCGAAGTATAA